The window CTGGAGAGTTTGGTTCTTTTAGTTCTTCAAAGTCTAGACTTGATCTCCTCAAACACGAACCAATTGAACTTTTTCTTTCCCTGTCATAGCACCTCGTCGTGGAAAGAACATTAATGCTAAAAAATGGAACGAGGGATGAGTAGTTTTAGGGAATTAATAGCAACCTTCTGAAACTGGTAGGTCTGTGCATCGTCCACTGACAGTAGGTTTATATGTTCAGCATTTTTCTTCTGAGTAATAATCGTGTATTACGAGATCGGTAATATATCTTTATAGGTGAGACATACACTACCTAACCTACACCGGATGTTATGGTATCCTCTTGAATATTTCAGAAAAGAATAAATGCTTTTGAATGGAAGAAAGAGGCTTCTACTACTTGTAAAATGTGCTACTTTCTACATATAACTGTTTCACGATTCCTAAGATTTAAAAGCTATAGTACATAGACGTAGTAATAGTTATTGCCTGAGAATTTGGCAGTTCTATTGCATTACATGAAAGTGGGATTTCTGGTGGATTATAGGATCTTACAAGTATAGAGCATCTATTTTTGCAGGTGCCTTTGAGTATGTGTTTGTAAATTTTCTAAGGGTTACCTGATATCAGTTAACCTTATAACCTTAAAGAGTGAAGATAACAGTTCACTTCATGCCATTCTGCTTTTTTCAGTTGGTTCTCCATTTTCTGCAGTTTTGTAATGCTAACTGTCTTCAGACTTTGTGATTATCTAGCTGTATGGACTCCATATTAGTTTCAGCGGCTGCATGTTTAGATAGTTATTTCTGTTTTTAACACGGTATATTTCTCTGCCGCTCGGTGCAGCGGTAAAACGATTGAGCTCGATGACGTTACTTTCCACCAGTGTGTAAATTTGACAAGATTCAACTCAGAAAAGACTGTCAGCTTTGTACCACCTGATGGTGAATTTGAATTGATGAAGTAAGTTCATACTTCCTTCTGTTCATCGTTGTTTTTTGGGCGCTATTTTTTGTTCTCATCTCAAACCAGAAGGCTGAACTGCAGTTCTTCATTTGTTCTAGTAGTAAAAATCTGAACGTCCTTGAAGTGTTGCTTCATGTCAAATTAGattaatagtacaataactaTGGCAGCACAACTATCAAGTGTGTCTGTCCCAGAAATTGTTTTCGGTATGTCATGGTAAGAAGTCCGTTATTGTTGTTACTATTATTATTAATGCTGTTTTTCTTAATAACGGTggtgaaggggagccttggcgtaactggtaaaattgctgccatgtgaccaggaggtcactggttcgagccgtggaaacaacctcttgcagaaatgcagggtaagattgcgtacaatagacccttatggtccgacccttccccgcgcatagcgggagcttagtgcaccggactgccctttTTTTCTTAATAACGGTGGTGTCCCACCCAGTTTGTGAGCACCATGACTAATCCACCAGCCCGAAGGAAAGAAAAGTTTCCAAGAAGGAAAGAAAGTATATGGTAGCTTGAATTCTTTCCGTAAGAGTTAGCACTCTTTTCTAGAACAAGATTTTCTTCTCCTATAAATTGGAGGCTTTCTTACCTCAATGCATCAATATTCTTGATAATAAGAATCTCTACAATTCTCTCTCTATATCCTTCCATctccttttattattttataacaaatttcCTTTTTAGACACCTCGTAGAATATTTTAATTATTCtgcaaaagtcaatatatatataccttTCACAGCTGcaaagaatttaagtttgaatcaTGATTTGATCTTTTCACTGCGAAATATACACTCAGGGATTTTAAAGTGCATTTAGTATCTTCTTTTGCTATTACCAAGATAATTGAAACTCAAACCGCTCTGATTTTGTTTAAAACTGAATGTCTTGGTTTCTATTATTTGGTGTCTCAAATTAATGTCCTTTTCTCCTAAAAATGGAATATTTACTTCTAGTTTTATGCATTCAAGAACTTGATGGGTCCTGTTAGCTACATTCCAATATCCCAACAAATCAAAAGTATTCTTTCTCCTCCTATTGCTGCCAATCTGTTCATGTCCCCACTCGTAAGTAATCATTTGTGTTCCAAACTCTAAATAAGTTGGGAAAAGTTAAAAGTATTATATAACAGTTTGAAAGTTCTAACAGAATATTCAATTTGAGAGAAGTATATGAAAAAAATCCTTTCTATCTCTGAGCAATTTAAATTGAAATAGTGTAACCTTTTAAAGTGACGAGCAAGTCTCCACTCTATATATCATCTACATATTTTTTATCATTTAGAAAGTTATGACCAGTCTATAAGGATTGTGTCTGGGCTTTTAGGCTCAAAATATGTAGGCACCTTGATTTGGAAGAAGTTGCAGATTATACTCATATTTATGGCCATACTCTTATATAATAGCACCTGAAATTTGTTTATCTTCAGGTACCGTATTACTGAAGGAGTAAATCTTCCTTTCCGGGTATTACCAACTATCAAGGAATTAGGTCGTACACGTATGGAAGTGAATGTTAAGGTTTGATATGGAATGTATTTCAATTCGAAGCATCTGTCTTATTTGATTTACTGTTGCTAACCTTGTGTTGTTTTTCAGGTTAAGAGTGTGTTTGGTGCAAAAATGTTTGCTCTGGGAGTTGTCATTAAAATTCCAGTCCCAAAGCAAACTGCAAAAACAAGCTTCCAGGTGACATCAGGGAGAGCAAAGTATAATCCAGCCATTGACTGTTTGGTGTGGAAGTGAGTATGCGATGGCTTAATCATGGTTGGCATAATTTTTTACCTCCATTTGATTTATTTCTTGAAGATATGGTCAAACCTTCTTTTTCATCTGACTCACCTTTAGACCAGATACCTTTGCAAATTTGACATATTATTGAAACTTGATTAATCTGTCTGTTTCTTCAATTAAAAAGCTTGATGTCtttggtttttatttatttatggaaTCCTCCTCTTTATCACTAGCAAATAAAATTTACATGGAGGTTTCGGCGTTCCTTACCTCCTCAAGAAATGGGGGATTGAAGGGGGTTCTAAAGTTCCGTGTATCAGACACTATAAAGGGAAGGACAACTCTGTTCGTCAATTAAAAATCCTTTTAAGGATGTACTCCATTACAAATGAATCAAtttattgtgaaaatattgaaatgagctgatttggatTAGTCTTACCTTGTATAGAAACTGGGATAATATTTTGTGTGCAGGTTTTCTGTAGATTCTGGTAAATTCATCTTCTAGCACATCTGACTTGATTGGCTTGCCTTTTGCATGGCTGAGTGGTCTGAATTGCATACTTTTTTTTAATAACCGAGAAACTCTCGATGGGTAGTGTCGCACGGTtcgaaactcggtggataatgggCCCGCCCCTCTACCTTCTCCACTTGAATACTAGGCTTTGATCAAAGCTGTGACGTGCCTCTAAACCACGCATCCCGAGGTGTGCTCTTACCACTAGGCCAAAGTCCTGGAGGCTTGAACCACATACTTTCTTAAGTTGCTATAGGTGATCTCACAGATGCTATTGTGTCTTTAGCCATAATTGTTTATTATTTGAGCTGGTGTTTGTGGAATCAGGAGTCAATCTCAAATATATTAGTCTTCTCAGTAATCAACATAGTTGTATCCATTAGTTGCTTCTGGAAAATCCCCGAGATGGAGCTTCAGATTTGGCCAGCATGTCATTTTTGCCAATTTGGAATGAAAGGAATTGTGACTTAGAAAAAAGAATGGAATGAAAGGAATTGAAGGATATTTCAATGGattgaaaaaaataaaactaagaaatatAAAGAGTTTGTTCTCTTGTGCCTTTGGTGTAAAGAGGATACGCTTTGTAGACATAATCGTGTAGGGTTGTTAGGAGGTGAAAAATAGCCTAAATGTCCATATTGTATATATTTATGGCATCGGCCTGTTGGGTTATTAATGAAATCATTTTGACTTGTGCGGTTCTTCAACCGAATTATGCATAGAAATTCACATCTCTTTCATCACTTCAAATTCTCCCACCAGCAGAATATCTTGGATCATCCTagcaacattttttttttttttttttgaaaatgcaCCCTAGCAACATTCATAGTCACTTAATTAAACTTTACAGATCTGTTTCTATTACTAACCGATAGAAAAAATCTGTTTTTATTACTATCTGCTACTTGGTGTTGTCAAAACTAAAAGAACAGAGAAGCGCCAAGTTTTAATAGGGCTTATAGCGCTAAGCACAATTAAAGCGCTGAGAAATCTAGTACATGTTTGTGTATGTATAAtgcaaaaaaaaactaaaaaaacacAAACAACAATTATTTGGATGGGGAGATATTCTCGTCCATATTAATCTGTAAGTTTCCACATCTAATCTCTTTGTTTTTCACCGTGTTAATGTTTTTGAAAATGACTACCCACAATTAAGGAGCTTGTTTTCCGAAACTCTTCATCTCTAGATAATAATGCACGGTTAGTACTGCTCCATTTTGTTCAACCTGGAGCAATTGAATTATTTGTTGCCGAACCATTAGCTTAGGGTGTGCCTATCACATGTATCTGTATTTACTCATGTATAATGTCTGTGTGCACATGCTATCACAGGTATTTACACAATCTATACCTATGGATGCTTTCTTTGTAGCAAGTAGAATTGCGTAGTGCGTACAGTTTCGTCTTAGTAAATTTGTTTATGTAGAATGTAGCTCATCTCTATTAAGAACAATATGGTATTTTCTTTGCATGAGTTGCTTGCCTCCAAGTGCACACTTTGTTACAACTTCAGGGAGAGTAGGAGAAGCCAATGTTTACACTTCTCGTCCCATTGTGACTAATTGGAGGAATTGAATTAACCTAAGATCAGTTGTGTAAGATCAGATAATCTGGCAAAAGGAGGATCATTTCACTAGGTCCTGGATTTATGTAGTAATAGATGGCTCAATTGCTTGAAAATTCCTGTGCTGTTTTTTTCCTTCCGAATTCTTCTATTTTATGCTTATATTTCAATATATATACGACTTCAGATTTCCAGGTCATTGTCGAGCATACAAGTGTTTTTACTTTCATTTTTCTCTGTATCTAGGAGTTTATTGTTAATACAACTTAATTATACAATGATCATTATTGTTCGGAACACAGTTATCTGTTTTTGCTGCATTCTTCTGCATTAAATCTAGTTTTTCCGAGAATAGAATTTTCAATATGGACAATGTGGTGCAGGATAAGAAAATTTCCGGGGCAAACTGAGTCGACATTGAGTGCTGAGGTTGAGTTAATTTCGACAATTACAGAGAAGAAGTCCTTGACTCGGCCGCCAATTCAGATGGAATTTCAGGTAAATATTTGCCCTACCACATGATAACTGTGTTCCTCTACAGTTTGTATTTTTGGCATGATAACTTGTTTTATTGTGGTTTATTCTATTTGTTCGAGAGCTCATTACCAGTTCCTTGTTCGATGCAGGTTCCCATGTTTACAGCATCTGGATTGCGTGTTCGGTTTCTCAAGGTATGTTTGGCAAAATTACAATTCAATAGTGCTTTTCTTTGGTATGAAATTCAGCTTCATGTGGTTAGCTCCGTGCAGGTGTGGGAGAAGAGTGGCTACAACACAGTTGAATGGGTTCGTTACATCACTAAAGCTGGTTCATATGAGATAAGGTGCTAAGATAAAACAGCTTATGTGAGTTTGAGGCGGTTGTAGATTGATGCCCAGTGTTAAAGTAATATGTTCGAAGGATGCAATCATACCAGCACTTACGCACCAGATTCTATACTTTAAATGTGCTTGGGCGAGTGTAGTACTAGGATGGATGACCTTTAGAGAGTTCTCGTGTTTCGTTCCTTTGCTGACTCCGactagtttgggattgaggcCGAGCTTGATCATTTTCTCTAATTTTTTTGTTGTGGTGAGTTCTTTATGAGGACTAAGAAGAAGCCTTTAGTTAAAGCTGGCATAGTCCtgttgtttctattgttggtttgTTTGATATTGTTCCCCACACAAATTACTATATCATGTCTGGTTCCTGGAAATGAATTAGAAGCTGTTGTTAGTAATTTGGTTCTGCAGCCACAATTTCTTCCCatcatttttctttcttatcTTATATGTTTACTGAGCAAATTTAACCTTCCATTAATTGAAATTTGTTCTATTGGTTCAATCATCTATGGATTATCATACATTATTGGACTCTGTGTTTTCTTAATGAATCTTATTTTGGTTTTATTTATTCAATTATTTGGAGGTATGTTATGTTGTTAAAATTCTTAAAACTGTAACCTTCAAAATGATTTAGAAAACAAAGTATGAAAAACATTTTACATTATTAACAGTGGTTCAAGGAGCAACATTTTCAAAGACAATACCTAGTTTAACAGACAAAGTGGCTATAAATAACACTATGAAATACATGCGATTAGCCAGGAAGAATTGGGCAAATAGCCACTTTCCCAATTGCTATTTAATATTTAGCCACCATTTCAAAACTATTCAACATTTAGCTATCTTTTAATGTAGAAGTAAAATCTGGACAAAAGTACTTTTAGCTAAAGTACGGGAAAACTTCAGCACAATGTGTCGGTGTTCCAAGTTTTTACATGTGAGGAGTTTGAAATGTGCAATTCAAATTCTAGGAAAAAAATTGATAGAGCTTGAAATGTCTTCAAAATAAAAATGACTTCTCGAATGATTTAAATTATATACAATGATCACGATAAGatctttttttatatattttatttatagtttGATTTATGATAGTAAGTTGGTTATTATTTTTCTCAGattattaattaatatttataatttttttaaaattataattagTTTATAAGTAATCTAGCTATACAAATATTTTATACATCAAGTGTCTGAAAACACACTAATCCAACTAACCCAAATTCACAACCCATTCTTGTGAAAACGAATCTGATAAATTTCTTCATATTTAGAGCTCAAAAGCGAGACCTCTAATTATTTAAACTTATTCATAAAACCCTAAAATTCCAAACAACCTTCTTTCCCCTCTCACTCCAACTTAAAGTCTTAAACTAATTCATAAAACCCTAATATTCCAAACTTTCTTTCCCCTTTTTTCTCCTTCCGCTCTCTTTTTCCCTTTTCTCCTTTCACACTGTATTCTCTCTCTTTATTAAACAGAGTTTTTCAGTAGACAACACCATCCCACCCCCTAACCTCAGCCCCCCCAAAACACAAACACAACAAAATCCAAACTTCACTGTGAAAAAAACCCTTTTCACATTGCATCTCCCATAATTATATCCACTCTTTAGAGTATATTCTTTTTTGTCCTATGGATTCTCAAGAACCCCCACCACTTCACAACCCACCCCACCTTCAATCTCTACCACCCCACCACCAACCACCACCCCCACATGCCCATGGATCAATGGTGTCACCCCCACCCCTACCACCCCAACTCCAACAACAAGAACAACCCAACTTTCCTAATATCCAACAGCTGCAGCAACAACCCCAACAACAGAACTTACAATTTCCATTCAATTCAGTTTCTGGGCCAAACCCAAAATCAAATCTTGATTACTCTGATGGATCATCATCTGCTGCTATAGGGTTAAGCATTGAGCCTGCTAAGAAGAAAAGAGGCAGGCCCAGAAAGTACTCTactgataataataataacattgcTTTGGGCCTTTCTCCTAATCCAGTTACTCAAATTCCTTCAGTGGTTAGTCATCCAGATTCTGTTGCTGCTGCTGGTAATAATGGAGAGAACCCTTCTAAGAAGTCCCGTGGGAGGCCTCCTGGCTCGGGAAAGAAACAAGTAGAAGCTTTTGGTATATTTGTCTTCATTATTGCTTTAATTATGTATCTAGCTGTTTTAATTATGTATCTAGGTTGAGATCTTAGTAGAGgcaaaacactaggtgatttatTCCTGTTTGGCTTAGCCTTGGTGGTTAGAGTTACTCGATACGTGTGCTTGTGCTGGTGAGAGGTAGTAGGTACCGGTGGAATAGTCGAGGGCCACACAAGTTGGTACGAGCACCAGCTTAATTCAAaaaaatatgtattaagcttctaCTTTGGAGTGGATCTAACTTATATACATTGATGATGTAAAGAATTTAACTTATATGCACTGATAATGTAAATATGTTTTACTATATTAATGTAGTTCAACTTGTTACCGCATGCAACCTACCTTATTTTTATGGACGGTTACATGTAGTTAACCTGACATTTATATTTTCAGTGCATATAAGTAAAACTCATTTGGAAAAAACATATGCTTAATCCAGCTTTTTAGGGACGATTACAAACTGACATTACACTCATGCGTAGAAGTCAAAACTCATTTGGAAAATACATATGCTTAAATTGCTTATCATTGCTATATTTTATAGATTGCCTTTTGTTTTCCTCAACTTTCTCCTATGTCCCAATTTGTTTGGCACCGTGTTCTAATCAGAGTCAGGTTGACTAAACTTTAGGGGGCaaatatattgattaatttaatgAAATTAAAATTTAACTAGTCGGATACATTGAAAAGTACTATAAGTTGAAATTCTTGTAGGAAAAAGGTGGATAAGAAAATATTTATGTTAGTCAAAGTTCACTTAGTTTGATTCTTGGTAAGTGAGAAGTGCCAAACATTTTGCGACAGAGGTGAGTGATTACCTATTTAGCACCTGCAACATAGTGATTATTGGGTTTCTTGATGGTTGACAGGTGCAGTTGGATTCGGCTTTACACCGCATTTAATCACTGTGAACATTGGCGAGGTAAAATATCTTTTTGCTTATTGATCTTTGGGGTAAAGCATGCTGTTTTTAACAGCATGATTTACAAAACTCTGATTAACCTATGTATTTTACAAATGCATGAGTCTGCATGTTTTTGTGCTGTACATTGTTGTTCTGCAACCGGCTCGAGTTTCCAATTTCTTATGAGAGAAAAAGAAGAGATCAGTTTACTTCTGTACATAGTATTTCGTTGGATTCCTTTCTTAATCTTTGGGTTGATACGCCAGTAACTTATTGTGGACAAGTTTCTAGGATGAATTAAAAGAACCAAACTACAATTTTTGGTGGAGTTTCTAATGGTGAAATAAAGGTATGCTTTTGTGCAACGGTTCCAAGTTGCAATACAGTGGTTTGGAAGGATGAGATATTTTTTGGATCTTTTGTAAGTTGGAAATTTTTACCTTTTTGTCTTTCATGAGCTAAATAAGGTACTGTTGTTAATTCATGTCACACATGCAGAGTTTCATTTTTGTGTTCTTCGTTCCGATCATCATTATTCTCTTTCCTTTTATTTGTATAGGCAAGATTTTGGCTCTTCCATCTTAACTTCTCTTGTTTAGTTGCATTAAGTTTTGTCCCTATGTTTTGGAAACCTCTAATATTTCATCTCAAACATGTTAATGAATTACTTGGAGGATGTAATTTTCAGCATTTTGATTAGATGTTGTCAGAGTTGGCTTCCATTATATTGTTTGCTTGTGGGTTTCAAGGTTTAAACTTTAAATAGAGGTAGTATCTTGGTGATCTAGGTTAAACTTAAAGTGGGATATGGAGCGTCTTTTGTCGGTGAATTTTTTTAAAACCCCGTGCACCTGGTTTTTGTAGTTACTAGAGGTGCTACCATATCTAAATTGTGTTGTTGCATCAGTTGTCGTATATGGTGAATGGTAACAGAAATGTTTTGGGGTTCACAACTCCATTTGTTAACAATAAAAAGTCTAATGTAACTAATACGTAAAATTTATATCTTACCCATAATCAAACttcttgttgacttgaattgaaGTCCCAGTCTTGTGAATTTTTTGTTGAGTTCTCTTTATGATTGCAATTCTGTTACCTTGGCCGCAGGACATATCGTCAAAGGTAATGGCTTTCTCACAGCAAGGACCACGGGCAGTTTGTATTCTATCTGCAAATGGAGCCGTATCTAATGTCACTCTTCGCCAACCTGCAATGGGTGGTGGCACTGTGACCTATGAGGTCTGTATGAGTTTTAGCTTAAAGACACTTACTTTTTCTGTTGCCTTATGCTGTTGCATGTGTGGTAGTTCTTAGCTACCCTATGTATAATTGTATATGTTATAGTGTTTTTGCTGGAGTTTGCTGTTGCATGTGTGTTAgtcctttttttcttttagaaGCGTTTGCATAGGAGCGATGATGATTACAAAGGCGGGTCTAGAATTTGAACTCTATAGGTTGCATTGAacacattatatttttaaagttatgggttcatatctactatttttgcaattttaacgaatttttactccgcgtcgaaagttatgggatCAATTGAACCTCTTTTATCACACTACGTACGCCCCTGACGATGAATGTACTTGAAGCGGGATGAAACACAATAAAACCTTCAACGGATGGTATTAAGCCCATACGAAACGAATTAACTCAGTTGAGGCTTTCTCTTCCCCTTTTTGGTCTTTCTGTTGTGATGTCAGAGACTTCTTCATTTATGAAGCCCAGTTATTCCTCTTGAAGTATCATTTTTGCAGAAGTTGGTTAATACGATTTTAGGTGTATCTGATCGTTTTATTTTATGACGGATAACCTTGTGGTTTTGTTATGTTGACATCAACTCGTGCGTTGTCAATCTTATCCTAAAGAAGAGATTGAGAGAAAAAATGAGAGCAGCTACAACGGAAAACCATTGCTTTGGGTAGTTCTGTGTAATAAACTTATCTGGAACGAGTTGTCATACCAATTTTCAGTTATTTGATTGTCTTGGTCTCTCTCTCTTGTGTATTGCATATTGCACAAGTAATTTGATGTGCGTTTATCGCAAAAGTTGTGAAGTGTCTGCTGTATGTTAATGCTGAATTTGAAAAAGGTGATGATTGCATGTATACTGATTGTCTTGTAACATACCTTTTCGGCATTGGTCATCGAGCATTGTGTTATTCTTTATATGCAGGGCCGATTTGAAATCATCTCATTATCGGGTTCATTCTTGCTATCAGAAAGTAATGGTAGCCGTAGCAGAACAGGTGGTCTAAGCGTGTCGCTGTCTGGGCCAGATGGTAGAGTTTTGGGCGGTGGAGTTGCAGGGATGCTTATGGCTGCCACTCCAGTACAGGTGCTATTCTAACT is drawn from Nicotiana tomentosiformis chromosome 12, ASM39032v3, whole genome shotgun sequence and contains these coding sequences:
- the LOC104108630 gene encoding AT-hook motif nuclear-localized protein 10-like, whose product is MDSQEPPPLHNPPHLQSLPPHHQPPPPHAHGSMVSPPPLPPQLQQQEQPNFPNIQQLQQQPQQQNLQFPFNSVSGPNPKSNLDYSDGSSSAAIGLSIEPAKKKRGRPRKYSTDNNNNIALGLSPNPVTQIPSVVSHPDSVAAAGNNGENPSKKSRGRPPGSGKKQVEAFGAVGFGFTPHLITVNIGEDISSKVMAFSQQGPRAVCILSANGAVSNVTLRQPAMGGGTVTYEGRFEIISLSGSFLLSESNGSRSRTGGLSVSLSGPDGRVLGGGVAGMLMAATPVQVVVGSFIAEGKKPKSKAPSPTPTSNMLNFGAPVTEASSPSQGASSDSSDENGGSPLSHEQGPFGNAAQPMHGMPTYWGQTM